Genomic window (Musa acuminata AAA Group cultivar baxijiao chromosome BXJ1-9, Cavendish_Baxijiao_AAA, whole genome shotgun sequence):
CCATGTATATGATATTTATGAGCTACTCGAATTCAGCAGCCACCTAACACAGTGGACAAGTTGTTTATCTTGTTATGCCTCAGCCTTTCCCACACCAAGATCGAAGCACCCCCTAAATTCTCATGCAAGAATACATGGGTTTTAAATCTAATTCATTGTGAAAAGCTTTGAAAGCTATGTAGATAAGTACATGATCTTAAGAATTTACATATTTTGAAACTAGTTTATTTCACATGTCTTTAGATGCTCCCCTATCGATTGCAAAGTCATGTGAATTTATAAGAGTTAGATTTTGAAGGATGTCAATGATTCATCAAGTCTCAATGTGTAGATGTCCATTGGCTCAAATGTCGCAATGGCATAACCATGCGACAAGTTGCTACTTATTGACGAGGTGCATCTGTCATACATATAAGCACAATGCGGATAATGGTCAAATCAACATTATTACTTGTTGATGAGGTCAAATTTGGATCGTCCATTTGTGGAAGAAGACCATTTGAGCGTATCACCACAGCAACATATTCTTCAAGTTTGCGGCGAGGCAGAGGGATACAGGTCATGACCACCAATCATCCCTCCCTCGGGTACTGCTCAGAATTTTGTGATGGAGAAGCCCCACACACCAGGAAACTTGATGAAGTCTATTGCTATTTCATAGTTGGCAATTCGTATCAGCTTATGCCGGGCGATCATTAAGCTAATGTAAATGATCTGGAACTCACTCCCTCTGGTCAGCCAACATAGGTAAGGGTAGAAAGGAAGGATCTTTCTCTTGAGGGCCATAGCAGAGAGCAGAATCACGAGGCAGATGAGGATGGTGAGCCACATGTAGTGATCCGCAATCAGCACACACACACCACTGGCGAATGCTGCCTTGAACCCTATGAACGCGACCTGCAGTAGTATTTCGGATAGAGTAAGACTGTAGACCTGGGTAACAGGAGTTCCTACCCGCACATAGATGACGAGGAAGGGAACACAAATGGAGGATATCATGGCCAGGGCATCAGATATCAGAAACACCACAAAGGCAATCCCCCTTATACGCCTGTAGATGCTCTCATCATCGCTGCGATCCCTCTCAAAACTCCCTGATAAGGTGAATGCTGCAGTAAAGGTGACGGTGGTAATAAGCGCTGCCACGACGGGTAGACTATCGGCGATCTCTTTATAGTTCTTCTCTTCGACTTTGCTCTTTTGGACTACCGTATGCACTATATGCTTACTGTCGGCTATTTCTTTATGATTCTTCTCTTCAACCGTGCCCTTTTGGTCTACCGGATGGACCATGTCCTGAAGGAGCTGCGGGTCACTGAATCGCGCACCCTTATTCGTCAAATCAATCACTACCTTGAACTGCAAAAACAAGTAGAACCCGTTAGATCATTTAGACGGACACCAAGAACAGGAGTGAAGGGTTGAAAGTACGTACCATTTTGATTACCAGGCGGTTCCTTGTGTTGGATAGAGCGACATCAAGAGCGGTTTGACCGCGGTTGTTGGATGCACTAAGCTTGACGCTTGGACTGGACGACAACATTTGTATGATGGCCATGTCTCGAGATATTATAGCTCGATGCAGGGGAGTGTTCCCATCCGAATCCGGCTCGTTCAATAGATCAGTGAGACGAGGTGATGTAGCCACAAATCGGACCACTTGTTCTCTTCGTTTGCTGATGGCTACGTGGAAGAAGTTGCCGCCCTCCCCGTCCCTCACCTCCGAACAACCGGGGCATGTTTCGATGAGATATTTGATCACGTTCACATGCCCGAAGCTTGCAGCGACATGGATTGCAGAGGCGCCACCATTGTCTCGCATATACGCGGTAGATGCATCATTTTGTAGCAGAAGTCTCACCATTTCGAGGTCTCCGCGGGCGGCTGCAAAGTGGAGAGGTACGAGTCCGGCGGCATCGGCTTTTCGGGTTAAACTGGCCCTCTGCTGCAGCAACATCCTTGTGATTTCCACAGCTGATAAATCGGAAGACGTTGGAAAAGGTTGCGGGATCCACCAATAAACTAAAAGCTTATATTAAACATGAGTATTTATAATCTTTTAGAAGATTCCATCTTATTTCTTTTCTGAATTACGTGTATATAAATAAAGCATGCGCCGT
Coding sequences:
- the LOC103997229 gene encoding protein ACCELERATED CELL DEATH 6-like, with protein sequence MEPLPGLFATPMSHELLVAARTGDMSVLGGSDSLLQVTAERNTVLHIAAKLGHTDFATRALSRQPFFLVIQNGQGDTPLHCAARAGHTPMVDVFIPHPPRRGDPERRLPYMVNNVGNTALHEAALNGHDSFVEELMAKAPGVLAVTNNVNGVSPLYMAVESGSASIVRRLLAATEASCDGPNGRTALHSAVLRSSPVEITRMLLQQRASLTRKADAAGLVPLHFAAARGDLEMVRLLLQNDASTAYMRDNGGASAIHVAASFGHVNVIKYLIETCPGCSEVRDGEGGNFFHVAISKRREQVVRFVATSPRLTDLLNEPDSDGNTPLHRAIISRDMAIIQMLSSSPSVKLSASNNRGQTALDVALSNTRNRLVIKMFKVVIDLTNKGARFSDPQLLQDMVHPVDQKGTVEEKNHKEIADSKHIVHTVVQKSKVEEKNYKEIADSLPVVAALITTVTFTAAFTLSGSFERDRSDDESIYRRIRGIAFVVFLISDALAMISSICVPFLVIYVRVGTPVTQVYSLTLSEILLQVAFIGFKAAFASGVCVLIADHYMWLTILICLVILLSAMALKRKILPFYPYLCWLTRGSEFQIIYISLMIARHKLIRIANYEIAIDFIKFPGVWGFSITKF